A region of Streptomyces cinnamoneus DNA encodes the following proteins:
- the hemG gene encoding protoporphyrinogen oxidase, whose translation MSAAHTPSRHVVVIGGGISGLAAAHRLLAGGVRVTLLEASGRLGGKLLAGRIADVPVDLGAESMLARRPEAVELARAVGLGDRLQPPATATAGIWSRGGLRPMPKGHMMGVPGDLAPLAASGVLSDEGVARVARDAELPRTEVGDDVAIGEYVAGRMGREVVDRLVEPLLGGVYAGDPYRISLRAAVPQLFEIARTHRSLIEGVREFQERAAGRQTAAGPVFMGVDGGIGTLPGAVADAVRAAGGEILTNAPVAGLERGPEGWRVVLDGRTLTADAVVLATPASPTARLLAPHARAAADDLASVEYASMALVTLAFRRRDVAGLPAGSGFLVPPVDGRKIKASTFASQKWGWIADAGPDVFVLRTSIGRFGDEEDLGREDAELVALSLADLGEAVGLAASPVESVVTRWDGGLPQYPVGHLARVARVREHVARLPGLRVCGAAYDGVGIPACVSSGRRAADEVLETLTRDTAGDE comes from the coding sequence ATGAGCGCAGCGCACACCCCCTCCCGGCACGTGGTGGTCATCGGCGGCGGAATCTCGGGCCTCGCGGCGGCCCACCGGCTGCTCGCGGGCGGCGTGCGCGTGACCCTCCTGGAGGCGTCCGGGCGTCTCGGCGGCAAGCTGCTCGCCGGGCGGATCGCCGACGTGCCCGTCGACCTGGGCGCCGAGTCGATGCTGGCCCGCCGGCCGGAGGCCGTCGAGCTGGCCCGCGCGGTGGGACTCGGCGACCGGCTCCAGCCGCCCGCCACCGCCACGGCGGGGATCTGGTCGCGCGGCGGGCTGCGCCCGATGCCCAAGGGACACATGATGGGCGTGCCCGGCGACCTCGCCCCGCTGGCGGCCTCCGGGGTCCTCTCCGACGAGGGCGTCGCCCGGGTCGCCCGGGACGCCGAGCTGCCGCGCACCGAGGTCGGCGACGACGTCGCGATCGGCGAGTACGTGGCCGGCCGGATGGGCCGCGAGGTGGTCGACCGCCTGGTGGAGCCCCTCCTCGGCGGCGTGTACGCAGGCGATCCCTACCGGATCTCCCTGCGGGCGGCCGTCCCGCAGCTGTTCGAGATCGCCCGCACGCACCGCTCGCTGATCGAGGGCGTACGCGAGTTCCAGGAGCGCGCCGCCGGACGGCAGACGGCCGCCGGCCCCGTCTTCATGGGCGTCGACGGCGGGATCGGCACCCTGCCGGGCGCGGTCGCGGACGCGGTGCGCGCGGCCGGCGGGGAGATCCTCACGAACGCCCCCGTCGCCGGCCTCGAACGCGGCCCGGAGGGCTGGCGGGTCGTCCTGGACGGGCGGACGCTGACGGCCGACGCCGTCGTCCTCGCCACCCCCGCCTCCCCCACGGCCCGGCTGCTCGCCCCGCACGCCCGGGCGGCCGCCGACGACCTGGCCTCGGTCGAGTACGCCTCCATGGCCCTGGTCACGCTGGCCTTCCGGCGCCGCGACGTGGCGGGGCTGCCGGCGGGCAGCGGCTTCCTGGTCCCGCCGGTCGACGGCCGGAAGATCAAGGCGTCTACTTTCGCCAGCCAGAAGTGGGGCTGGATCGCGGACGCCGGCCCGGACGTCTTCGTGCTGCGTACCTCGATCGGGCGGTTCGGCGACGAGGAGGACCTCGGGCGCGAGGACGCCGAACTGGTGGCGCTGTCGCTCGCGGACCTGGGCGAGGCCGTGGGCCTCGCCGCGTCGCCCGTCGAGAGCGTCGTCACCCGCTGGGACGGCGGCCTGCCGCAGTACCCGGTCGGCCACCTGGCCCGCGTCGCCCGCGTCCGCGAGCACGTCGCGCGCCTGCCCGGCCTGCGTGTCTGCGGCGCCGCGTACGACGGCGTGGGCATCCCGGCGTGCGTCTCCAGCGGGCGCCGGGCCGCCGACGAGGTACTGGAGACCCTGACGCGGGACACCGCGGGCGACGAGTGA
- the hemQ gene encoding hydrogen peroxide-dependent heme synthase: MTDATVKTPNAGKKAKDLNEVIRYTLWSVFKLRDVLPQDRAGWADEVEELFAQLAEKDVTVRGTYDLSGLRADADVMIWWHSETSDALQDAYNLFRRTRLGRALEPVWSNMALHRPAEFNKSHIPAFLADETPRDYVSVYPFVRSYDWYLLPDEDRRRMLADHGKMARGYPDVRANTVASFSLGDYEWILAFEANDLYRIVDLMRHLRASEARMHVREEVPFYTGRRKAVADLVAGLA, from the coding sequence ATGACTGACGCGACCGTGAAGACCCCGAACGCCGGCAAGAAGGCCAAGGACCTCAACGAGGTCATCCGCTACACCCTCTGGTCGGTGTTCAAGCTGCGCGACGTGCTGCCGCAGGACCGCGCCGGCTGGGCCGACGAGGTCGAGGAGCTCTTCGCCCAGCTCGCCGAGAAGGACGTCACGGTGCGCGGCACGTACGACCTGTCGGGTCTGCGGGCCGACGCCGACGTGATGATCTGGTGGCACTCCGAGACCTCGGACGCCCTCCAGGACGCCTACAACCTCTTCCGCCGCACCCGGCTGGGCCGGGCGCTGGAGCCGGTGTGGTCGAACATGGCCCTGCACCGCCCGGCCGAGTTCAACAAGTCGCACATCCCCGCGTTCCTCGCCGACGAGACGCCGCGCGACTACGTCAGCGTCTACCCCTTCGTCCGCTCGTACGACTGGTACCTGCTGCCCGACGAGGACCGCCGCCGCATGCTCGCCGACCACGGCAAGATGGCCCGCGGCTACCCGGACGTCCGCGCCAACACGGTCGCGTCGTTCTCGCTGGGCGACTACGAGTGGATCCTGGCCTTCGAGGCCAACGACCTCTACCGCATCGTGGACCTCATGCGTCACCTGCGCGCTTCCGAGGCCCGGATGCACGTCCGCGAAGAGGTGCCGTTCTACACGGGCCGCCGCAAGGCCGTGGCGGACCTGGTGGCGGGACTGGCCTGA